The window AAGAACTATGCTCTTCTCATGCTGCTTTCGATCCTGTCTGTGTCACTCACCACACAAGATGACCTTATAGTCAACACTCGCAATGGGAAAGTCCAAGGAAAACAGCTTTCTGTTCTCGGTGGTGAAATCCGAGTCTTCCTTGGAATTCCATATGCAAAACCACCTCTTGGCAAACTGAGATTCAGAGCTCCGGAGCCTGCAGAAAGATGGGAGGGGGTGTTAGATGCCACAAACTATGCAAATTCTTGCTACCAGATTCCAGATACGGTCTACCCAGGTAGGACACGTTTTACACGCAGGCAGCCGCGTCGTCTCACTTCCAATTCACAATCACTTTTCGCGTCTTCCTTTCTTGGTCTATGGCACTGTACACACTTGGAAAACTGCAAAAGAACATTTGGCAAGAGTGTGTGGTGGGTGGGAACTGAGGATGCCATCGTTTGCCacaaatgttttagtttttttttgggctatATGACTATTTCGACAAATACAGTGTGTTAATATTTCAAAACATCATAATAGTCATTTGGAAGGAAGTCAAACAAAGGCTACCAGCTCCACAAAGATATCACTGGAAAAAGTCAATACAAAATGTAGGCAGGGGTAAAACATGGTTGAGAGTAAGAAGAGGACCCTTTACTTATATTAATTCTTTTTatcagtattttttgtttttttcatctacTGTAGGTGTGTAGTTCGACAAGACAACCCTCCTACTGTAGATGGAACCGGGCCTGGGTCACGGATACATCGCTATTTATAGACGCAACCACCTGTCAGGGATGGTTGTTTGGAAACAAGATAGCGCCAGGCGTATGTACACTGCAAATGCCAAAAGATTCTCCAAATATAGATTTGAAAACAGGATTAGATATTCCGTTGGCAGAACCTACGCATGCCAGCTTTTTATAATACATGCTCATAAAATGAAGCACTTCAACTTATGACTAACAATGAAGTGCACCTCCAAAGATCTAAGAGAAGAGAGCCAACCCCTGTAGCAGTCTCTGAGTCACTTTCACTCTTGATGaatataagcttttttttttttttttaacaggtttCAGGGGTGCTGAGATGTGGAACGCAAACACTAAACTGAGTGAGGACTGTCTATATCTAAATGTCTGGACCCCCTTTTCCAAAGCTAGCCAAAGTTCACTGGCTCCTGTACTTGTCTGGATCTATGGAGGCGGATTTATTTCAGGAACGTCATCTCTGGACATTTATGATGGCCGATACCTGAGTAAAGTTGAAGGTGTTATTGTGGTATCAATGAATTACAGGTGAGGACTTAAAGTGTAAACCTGATTAATTGATAATGAGTTACTGTGGCCCATTGGTAGTGTCACGTTTCATACAGTGCACTTAGTTGCAGCTGGGATCAACTCCTTCTCAATGACACATTCGGAACtggcctgtgattgactggctcTTAACTAGGGCAGTGGTTTACCACCATCTTGACTAACATGAATTTACTATAGCGTAGGCATAGGTGTTCATTAAAAACGACAGAGGTTTTAGTcctaaaatattatatttattattattgtaagccactattacattatacacagtttgaacagtaacactgcacttaaatataggaagaaATAAAGGAACAATTTTACTTAAATAGATTAAAGAGATGTTTTCCCAATCCAATTACTAGGTTGTGTGAAAATTGTAAATCACATGTTCAGGCTCTCATTAAATGTACGTAGTAACTAACTTGTATCATGTATTAAAGACTTGGTCCTCTTGGTTTCTTGGCTTTGCCTGACAACAACATCCGGGGCAATGCAGGCCTCCTGGACCAACGCTTAGCCCTCCAATGGGTAGCCAATAATATCGTTGCTTTTGGGGGTGATCCTTCACAGGTCagcattttgattgttttttttttggtgatttAATAaggccatattctcccgttcatacattttgttgttgttgttgtttttacacgcTTGGCTTACGTACCTTCCAGGTACACACATTCTCTCGTCAAGACTTTTGGCCCAACCACTGGGATATGTGTGAGGCATGACTGACTAAAGtctgaggctggctgtaaatcatGGAGCATGGCCTTTTCCTGAAACTTGGAATGACATAGAaataatttggaaaatataaCACACTTTAAATCTGAAATTAACTTGGGTAGCAGATGCGAGGTCACCAGAGAGATGAGCGCATCGCTCGTCCAGCATGCTACACTTTGaaagagcatgtttttttttttttaaatttgtattcgttgtcaaataaatcaaataaaagtaatttaatcaggAGACTGTTCTTAAGACTGAAAGGATGTTTGGAGGTCCATTACTAGAAATTTGTTATCAACATGGCCCTACAAGCACCTTGTGCCACAGAACACGGGCAAGTCACTTTAATGTACTTCACGACTGACatagataaaataaaagaagaTATTTGAACTTTAACTCATTATTGCACCATTTTGATGACTGTAGTGGGAACCCTGGGctttcaaaaaacaaactccAAGCCACCAGCAGCATTTTTGAAGCAGAAAACCTCCTCACAGGTGAAAAAACGTCTGCtggtgcagattttttttcaccaatttaTATCACATAATATGTCGACCTTCAGCTGTGGGCATAATGTGGAAGCGACACATTATGGCGGCTAGGCAGCCGATGAGCGTCGGTGAGCGTCATGGGCCAGGTGCGTCCCGCACAATTAGCATGAGACAGTCAGCCGCCGCCAGGCTGTCACTAGGCTTTCGACAGCAGTTAACAGAATCAAAACGTGCagtatgatgtttcaccttcacggGGCGCTAGACTTACCACAGGAACTGGAGTGCAGAAGAGGAAAAGTGCTTAAGTCCACGGGAGAAGGCGCACAACTGCGCGCAGATCCAAATTTGGCAGAGAATGGCCATATTTTGGATTGCTCATGAGGGTGtgtaaatgacagatttttAAATGACTCACGCACACGTGAGAATATGGCCCGTAGTGATTAAGTTGTAAAGTTGTATTAACTAAAGTAATGCAAACTGTTTCCTTTGGGTTTTCTGTTTTGCACAGGTCACAATTTTTGGGGAGAGTGCTGGCTCTGCATCTGTTGGCTTCCACCTCCTCTCCCCAGGTAGTCAAGACCTCTTTCAAAGGGCTGTCATGCAGAGTGCTTCCCCAAATGCACCATGGGCCTCAGTCAGCAAGACAGTTGCCTATGAAAGGTAGTAAAAGGTTTTCTTCATTCCTACCTGATTggttacttttatttatttatttatttatttatgtttactgTAAATGCACCATTGCTTTGCCAATATATTGTTAGAGATTTCAAATCTGACACATTTTTAAAGAGTGAAATCATATCATGCATAATTCCTACTTTATGATTACAACCCAGTACACCGTTTTGAGTATCTGAACCTGGTATGTTAAAGGTTAAACAGCTACATTGTTGCTTTACCATCCAGATCCATGATGCTGGCAACATTATTGGGGTGTCCCACATCTTCTCCAGCTCATCAGGACATCTGTTTACAGAAGATTGATCCTTGGGTGATAACCTCAAAGCAATTTGATGTTCTCACAAAGCCTACAATAATGCAGTTCTCCTTTGTCCCCGTTGTGGATGGGGACTTCCTACCTGATGAAGTTGAAGTAGGTCTGATTCTATGTAAAGTGTTGTGTCATGTCAATATGGGTATGCCAAACATGCTCATTTATATTCAGGTTTTACACAAAGACTGTACATTGAGCATTAGTAGTCGATTTTAAACTCATATCCTAATTTGAGGCCATTGATGGTATCTGTTAATGAgcataatatgaaaaaaaaaaattggagaaTTCATCTTCTGAAACTAGCATACATGTTCCACCAGGGAAAAGAGATTTCATGCTTTGAAGTTGTTGGAGCTACAAAAACACTCATTAATGAACAATAGTCATATGAAGTGGAATAACTTTCTGCATAAATGATCTGTAGAAAACAGACAAACCACAAACAaccacttttgtttttcatctgtAAACCATCATCATGGGATTTATCTTCAAAGTTACCAGTTGACCAATGCTGACCTTCATCAGTAATTCATttccaaaaaaagcattatgcAGGGTGCATCAGACTTTCAGCAAACTCAAGTGCAACCTTTTTGagttaatatacagtaaaaggtGACTTTTGACATATATTAAGTCTTTGTAAACTACAGATTAAAGGCAAATTAAATGATGTAATCTTTACCAGTCACTTTACGTTTCTGGTTGAAAAAGGAAAAGACAAGTGGAATGAATAACCTTGTGGTGGAGGTGGCGAGTGCCCAAGTGTGTTTTGTGCCCTAGGAGCTATGTTTTGGAGAGCTATTTTACCCTGGTAGGTACCCTCAGGCAAATGATGGGTCAGACAAAGAGTAAATCTGGAAACTATGTGAACATAGATCTGCTTCACAGAAGAATtgtataaatgaaaaaaaaagactgactgagaagtcaaaatatatattattaaaaaaaaaaaaataatttttctctaCAGGTGTTGCTGCAAAGTAATATACTTCCAAAGAAAGATGTGTTGTTTGGATTAACCAGGAATGAAGGCACCTACATTTTAATCTATGGGATGCCAGGATTTAACATCACTGGTGAGAGTCTCATCACCAGGATGGAGTTCATGGAAGGAGTGCGGCTGGCAATGGCGGACGTTGACGCTGTCGGAGAAGAAGGAGCGGTTTTTCACTACACCGATTGGACGGCTGAGCATGACAGGATGAAAAACCGTGACTCCCTGGGGAATCTGGTTGGAGACcgattttttgtttgtcctttGTTAGAGTTTGCTCACATGTAAGCACAAGATTCTCAATTGTATTAATGACTTGTGGTGGTTAGGGTGTCTGTCTCATATTCAGAGATTCTGGCCTTGAATCTGACTTTGTGTAGAGTTGAcatctgcttttttttcaagtttctgtagttcaaaaacatgaatgctaggttaatcgaagactgcCCATTGGCGTGAATGCGAATAtgaatgtttgtctttgtgttttctgtgaGTTACTGGTGACTTAGCCACAAGGTTTCCCGCCTCTCCCCTCAAGTCACTCTGGATAAGCTTCAGTTGGCCGTGATCCTGAACAGCAtatgcagtatagaaaatggctgtATGATAGATGGTCTCTTTTGAACACATGTATGCTGTTTAGGAGAGGGCTGTTGTAAAAATCATCCAATTActgggaaaaacaaaattgaagaaaaaaaaagtgatttaccATCAGTCATTCTAAAAGCAAGCAGTATTCTGtattgcaactttatttctttaatgACCTACAAGTTCAATTACTGTGTTTTTTCCCGCCCCCAGGTACTCACATCAGGGCGGTAAAATGTTCCTATATTCCTTCGACCACCAGTCTTCCATAAATCCTTGGCCAGCATGGATGGGTATTTCACATGGTTATGAGATTGAGTTTGTGTTCGGAATGCCACTGAATGTAACCTGGGGATACACAAACACTGAAGTCAACATGACCAAGAAATTTCTGAAACACTGGGCCAACTTTGCAAGGACGGGGTATGCATCATCAAATACATAACGGACAATATAGACACAAGTATAGGACCACACTCCTTACTCAATGATTCTGTGTGCTTCCATTGCCACACACGTATTTAATCAATCACTCAACAGTGCATTCTGCTCCATTCAAACATTTCTGAAAGAGTGGATTGTTctaaaaacaaccacaacaaacCTCTACAATACCACCAATGCAACAAGTcaatttgtaaaatgtcttCCCTCTTAGTTATTGCCCAGTCAGTTGTAGCTGAGACAGCAACAATTCAGACCACATAAAGTTAGAATGCAGCAATGGGTACGAAGTTCATCTTTCTTCATGACTCTTTTACTGGGAATTGATATTGAGAATAAGGTTTCCTTAAAGGTACAGTATGCATTTTTCAAGCTGCTAGCAATATTTCACTTCACTAATCCTCCACCCCACCCAGTCTCTTGACTAAAGCCACACCCTTCACCAACACACACCGTTACCTACCTTGCAGATGAACCAAGCCCAAAACGATCAGATATTGAAAATATGCCATGCAGCCGTTATCAAAGCAATATTAATCCacaacaaagatttttttcttctaattttCATCCTTTTCAGTACACCGTGCAAgtggttttacattttatccatGTCCGTGAATTGCACTTTAAAGCCGTAAGGGCTTATTTTTCCATGCAGAGTGTACCGAACGCCGTCCTATCCCTAGTTGTCACAAAGTCACAGAAAAAACATATACGCAACCTTTCCGAGCTTCAACGAAATAGCATTGCGAGGAATACTAAGCATTAGCCACAGCTGCTACGTTGCTATGACCTTGTAATGTACTGCTACCATAACATTCAATGTTATTGGtttaaagttatattttttgcaacatccgatcaattaaaaatcaatagCGGTGATACACTTCTGATACACAAATTCTACGTCGCTTTTGAGTCCCATCAGGTTCCTGAGTTCTCAGCACCTCAGAAAGGCAATTCCTGTTTACCCTTGTTTTGTCTTGGGAAATTCCCTCTTTTTAACTTTTCTGGTTCCTTCGCTGTGCTTTTAGTTGTTGGCACATGAAGGAtggacatttttgtattttccagtgTTGTTTATTGTTCCATCATTGTTCCCATAGATCTAGGCCACTGCAAGGCTACTGGTACACTGCGAGTTTCTGCGTGTGCACGAGAAAATTATTGACAACTCGTCTATCACACCTTCTGTCTCTTATAGGATAGAATTGTTATGGCGggacaagttttaaaataataattacaattaaataaaatgcataaaacaAGGCCAAAGatggatgatttttcaaaaacataattttaataatattctactgtcggGTCATActgctaaatatatatatatatatatatatatatatatatatatatatatatatatatatatatatatatacacacacacacatacacacactcatgcaTATAGCTTGCGTAAGTGTAATCTTCCCTTGTAattttgtgtgtgcctgtgtgtacGTGATGTgcatgcgtctgtgtgtgttgaaTCTTGTCTTCTCTTCCATTCAGAAATCCAGAAATTGATGGGGTTGCATGGCCCTTGTTCACCCCTGAACGCCAAGAGTATGTCACGCTGAACTCCAACCTTCcagaaaaaagaagaatgatGAGAGCCAAAGAGTGTTACTTGTGGAATAAATTGATGCCACGAATACAGAAGGTTTCAGGTAGGACATGTCTGTGCGCTAATAGATGGGTAAGAACCCATCTATTAGCACACAGACCTTTGGAGAACTTAGTGGCAGGAGGCTCAGCAAAAACACACTTGCCTGGAAGAAAATATGCATCTAATCCTgctaaatatttgaaaaaataaataaaaaaatgcatgaaatatAAGGACATTTTGAAGTCCACCACATACAATTGATCAAGCAAACCACACATCTTTTTAAacgtgctaaaaaaaaaagtttgttatacagtatttaatttgaattattattgtatCATTATATAGAATTATAattgatcactttttttttttttttttttattatcaaccAAGTATATGTTTCTGTGTCTTTGTCCACAGACGATCTACAGGCTTGTATGACTGCAAATGGCATAATGCTCCACTATAGTTGCACATTCCTTGTTATTTCATTGTTTATCATCTTAATCTGTTTGTAAGTGGAGCAAGAAGCAAATCTGTCTTCCAAAGAGTTTGACTGTCAAATGCCCATATACCAAATAGAGGGGAAGTACTTGGTTGTATTAACCACTCTGTACTAGTTGTGGGCAAGATGGTAGTCTGCTCCCTGAGCCTTGAGCAAGCAAGCCCACCCCCTCACAACTGACAACCGTACCTTGCCTGAATGCCCACATAATCTatttgtgcacgtgtgtgtactGTGTTCATGAGTAATGCTTGCAGCAAAAAAGTCCAGCAGAGTTAATGGAATTTCTTTATGGGATATACAGTACGGTCTCCCTCAACCAGTCAAGTTTTACTTTCATGTTTGGCTGgagcaatataataataataaaaaagatccaatccaatacaatacaataaagtacaatacaatacaatgaaatacaaaataatatagtGAGTTGAGTGTAGCATTTTAAGCTATTTTAGTCATTGCAAAGCAATGAAGTggctttagattttttttgtgccgGTCCTAgcataattttgatgatttgtTAATCTTAAACGGCACCAAAATATCTGCGGCACCTAAGGTCAAAAAGGTAGGGAAACAATCCTCGTCAGAGTAATTTTCAAGTGATCgtcaaaccatccatccatccattttctaccgcttatccgggtcgggtcgcgggggcagtagctttagcagggatgcccagacttccctctccccagccacttcatcgagctcttccggggggatcccgaggcgttcccaggccagccgaaggacatagtctctccagcgtgtcctgggtcgtctccggggtctcctcccggtgggtcgtgcccggaacacctcaccaaggaggcggccgggaggcatccgaatcagaggccccagccacctcatctggctcctctcgatgtggaggagcagcgactctactctgagatcctcccggatgaccgagcttctcaccctatctctaagggagagcccggacaccctgcggaggaaactaatttcggccgcttgtatccgggatcttgttcttttggtcacgacccccaactcgtgaccataggtgagggtaggaacatagatcgaccagtaaattgagagcttcgcctttcggcttagctccttctttaccacaacggaccgatacaaagtccgcatcactgcagacgctgcaccgatccgccggtcgatctcctgttccattcttccctcactcgtgaacaagaccccaagatacttgaactcctccacttggggcaggatcttttccgactgaggaccatggtctcagatgtggaggtgctgattctcatcccagccgcttcacactcggctgcgaactgctcgtgtgagagttggaggtcacggcttgatgaagccaacagaaccacatcatctgcaaaaagcagagatgcaatactgaggccaccaaaccggacctcctctacgcctcggctgcgcctagaaattctgtccataaaagttatgaacggaatcggtgacaaagggcagccttggcggagtccaacccacaccgggaacgagtccgacttactgccggatatgcggaccaaactctgactccggtcgtacagggaccaaacagcccgtatcagggggttcggtaccccatactcccgaagcaccctccacaggactccccgagggacacggtcgaacgccttctccaagtccacaaaacacatgtagactggttgggcgaactcccatgcaccttcgaggaccctgccgagggtgtagagttggtccactgttccacggccaggacgaaaaccacactgctcctcctgaatctgagatttgacttcccgatggaccctcctctccagcacccctgaatagaccttaccagggaggctgaggagtgtgatccccctgtagttggaacacaccctccggtcgcccttcttaaaaagggggaccaccaccccagtctgccaatccagaggcactgtccccgatgtccacgcgatgttgcagaggcgtgtcaaccaggacagctccacaacatccagagcctttaggaactccgggcgaatctcatccacccccggggccctaccaccgaggagctttttaactacctcggtgacctcaaacccagagataggagagcccacctcagagaacccagactctgcttcctcatggccaggcgtgtcggtggaattgaggaggttttcaaagtattctccccaccgactcacaatgtcccagtacgaggtcagcagcgctccatccccactatacacagtgttggtggtgcactgctttcctctcctgagacgccggatggtggaccagaatttcctagaagccgtccggaagtctttctccatggcctcaccgaactcctcccgtacccgagtttttgcttcagcgaccaccagagctgcattccgcttggccagtcggtacccatcagctgcctcaggagtcccacaggccaaaaaggcccgataggactccttcttcagcttgacggtatccatcaccgttggtgtccaccaacgggttcggggattgccgccacgacaggcactgaccaccttacggccacagctccggtcggccgcctcagcaatggaggcgcggaacatggtccactcggactcgatgtcccccgcctcctccggaacatgagaaaagttctgtcggaggtgggagttgaaactccttct of the Phyllopteryx taeniolatus isolate TA_2022b chromosome 8, UOR_Ptae_1.2, whole genome shotgun sequence genome contains:
- the LOC133482373 gene encoding acetylcholinesterase-like, producing MATRSAQKNYALLMLLSILSVSLTTQDDLIVNTRNGKVQGKQLSVLGGEIRVFLGIPYAKPPLGKLRFRAPEPAERWEGVLDATNYANSCYQIPDTVYPGFRGAEMWNANTKLSEDCLYLNVWTPFSKASQSSLAPVLVWIYGGGFISGTSSLDIYDGRYLSKVEGVIVVSMNYRLGPLGFLALPDNNIRGNAGLLDQRLALQWVANNIVAFGGDPSQVTIFGESAGSASVGFHLLSPGSQDLFQRAVMQSASPNAPWASVSKTVAYERSMMLATLLGCPTSSPAHQDICLQKIDPWVITSKQFDVLTKPTIMQFSFVPVVDGDFLPDEVEVLLQSNILPKKDVLFGLTRNEGTYILIYGMPGFNITGESLITRMEFMEGVRLAMADVDAVGEEGAVFHYTDWTAEHDRMKNRDSLGNLVGDRFFVCPLLEFAHMYSHQGGKMFLYSFDHQSSINPWPAWMGISHGYEIEFVFGMPLNVTWGYTNTEVNMTKKFLKHWANFARTGNPEIDGVAWPLFTPERQEYVTLNSNLPEKRRMMRAKECYLWNKLMPRIQKVSDDLQACMTANGIMLHYSCTFLVISLFIILICL